A window of the Natronomonas salina genome harbors these coding sequences:
- the mnhG gene encoding monovalent cation/H(+) antiporter subunit G, whose protein sequence is MVEAIGTVEAAVMTALIAVGVLFLAIGTIGLLRFPNVYNRMHATSKPTTLGTAAIFTAAFVRFGPGGDGLPSLLGIAFLFLTVPTGAHMIARSAERMGVPFEEGVTWPAPPEVEAEVDDAATEGETSTDGDGTRPADESDESSGD, encoded by the coding sequence ATGGTCGAAGCTATCGGAACCGTCGAGGCGGCCGTGATGACCGCACTGATAGCCGTCGGCGTGCTGTTCCTGGCCATCGGGACGATCGGGCTGCTCCGGTTCCCGAACGTCTACAACCGGATGCACGCGACGAGCAAGCCGACGACCCTGGGAACGGCCGCCATCTTCACGGCCGCGTTCGTCCGGTTCGGCCCCGGCGGCGACGGGCTGCCGTCGCTGCTCGGCATCGCCTTCCTCTTCCTGACGGTGCCGACCGGCGCCCACATGATCGCCCGCTCGGCCGAGCGGATGGGCGTGCCCTTCGAAGAGGGGGTGACCTGGCCGGCACCGCCCGAGGTGGAGGCGGAAGTCGACGACGCGGCGACAGAGGGTGAGACGTCGACCGACGGGGACGGTACACGACCGGCCGACGAGTCCGATGAATCGTCCGGGGACTGA
- a CDS encoding Na+/H+ antiporter subunit E: MKTRTWPVFGLVLVALWLFVRGPDPTLDAVVGELLFGVLIGFPVAFLFRRFYADTYHLDRGIRAVPYAVLYVLVFLQEVVVANLDVAYRAVAPGPPIEPEVIYVPLRVETDLGVTTIANSITITPGTVTLDYDEEFNGLYVHVIDGRNVEEVVEPIRTWEDYALVIFDEELDPGDRPQRVTITGGDRGGR, encoded by the coding sequence GTGAAGACCCGGACCTGGCCCGTCTTCGGGCTCGTGCTCGTGGCGCTGTGGCTGTTCGTCCGCGGCCCCGACCCGACCCTCGACGCCGTCGTGGGCGAACTGCTGTTCGGCGTCCTGATCGGCTTCCCCGTCGCGTTCCTCTTCCGGCGGTTCTACGCCGACACCTACCACCTGGACCGGGGAATCCGCGCGGTCCCGTACGCGGTCCTCTACGTGCTCGTGTTCCTCCAGGAGGTTGTGGTCGCCAACCTCGACGTCGCCTACCGCGCCGTGGCGCCCGGCCCGCCGATCGAGCCGGAGGTCATCTACGTCCCGCTGCGGGTGGAGACCGACCTCGGGGTCACCACCATCGCCAACAGCATCACCATCACGCCGGGGACGGTGACGCTCGACTACGACGAGGAGTTCAACGGGCTGTACGTCCACGTCATCGACGGCCGGAACGTCGAGGAGGTCGTCGAGCCCATCCGGACCTGGGAGGACTACGCCCTCGTCATCTTCGACGAGGAGCTCGACCCGGGCGACCGGCCGCAGCGGGTCACCATCACGGGAGGTGATCGCGGTGGCCGCTGA
- a CDS encoding monovalent cation/H+ antiporter complex subunit F — protein MAAEATPAFFEVAVEAALLLVAGLCVLCTYRVVAGPTIPDRVVAVDAIATNVVAIAVLFALLTGRGLFVNVGLVLAIIGFIATVTVAKFVIEGDIIE, from the coding sequence GTGGCCGCTGAGGCGACGCCGGCGTTCTTCGAGGTGGCCGTCGAGGCGGCGCTGCTGCTCGTCGCCGGGCTCTGCGTGCTCTGTACGTACCGCGTCGTCGCCGGCCCGACCATCCCCGACAGGGTGGTCGCCGTCGACGCCATAGCGACGAACGTCGTCGCCATCGCCGTGCTGTTCGCGCTGTTGACCGGCCGCGGACTGTTCGTCAACGTCGGGCTCGTGCTAGCGATCATCGGGTTCATCGCGACCGTCACGGTCGCGAAGTTCGTCATCGAGGGGGACATCATCGAATAA